The Benincasa hispida cultivar B227 chromosome 9, ASM972705v1, whole genome shotgun sequence genome has a segment encoding these proteins:
- the LOC120086826 gene encoding auxin-responsive protein SAUR78, translating into MKKINYLLRKCKSLSRQLGRSSSYSSLRSKSTREDLWVCGTKMEEEDFEQQKQQLEKVSGNDVILYVGSTRKRYAISSKYLSHPLLNALIDKSKSKKLLANDDDEEEDCISVRCEVVLFDHLLWMLENSDPNISFDSNLEELAELYVF; encoded by the coding sequence atgaagaaaataaattatctatTGAGAAAATGCAAGAGCCTTTCAAGGCAATTGGGAAGATCCTCTTCATATAGCAGCCTGAGATCAAAATCCACAAGAGAAGATCTTTGGGTTTGTGGaacaaaaatggaagaagaagattttgaGCAGCAAAAGCAGCAACTTGAAAAGGTGAGTGGCAATGATGTAATTTTATATGTTGGAAGCACAAGGAAGAGATATgcaataagttctaagtatttGAGCCATCCTTTGCTAAATGCTCTTATTGACAAATCCAAGTCTAAGAAATTATTAgctaatgatgatgatgaagaagaagattgtaTTTCTGTCAGATGTGAAGTTGTTCTATTCGATCATCTCTTGTGGATGTTGGAAAATTCTGATCCAAATATTAGTTTCGATTCTAATTTGGAGGAATTGGCTGAGCTTTATGTTTTTTGA